In Polyangiaceae bacterium, the genomic window TGGGAAGGCTACGTGAACACCGCGGGCGCGGCGCCGGCCCACACGCTGCCCTACGGCGACTACTCCACCGACGAGATGCGGAAGAGCGGCAAGCCCTATGGCTTGATCCACATCTCCGCGTTCACGTGACCCGGCTGCAAGTTGGCCGCCGAGGTCCTCGGCGGGACGCAGCAGAAGGGGAAAGCGGCGGTCCTCGCCGGGGGCGTGGTCGTGGACGTGCTCCACTCCGGGGATCTGGTCGCCTGGAGCACCGCCTACGATCTGCACATCAGCGTGGTGAAGCCCAAGGACGGCGAGACCTTGAGCCAGCTGGTCAGCCGCGAGTGGACCTACGTGATCGATCTGAAGACCATGAAGATCGTGTGGAAGGGCTTCGGCAGCTATTCGGGCGGGGCGGCCTCGACCTCCACGATGACCGAGGGCCTGAACCAGCTGATGACCCTGCTCGGCAAGTGATCACCCGGCTTGTGCCGAGGCGAAAACGCAGGCATTCATCGGGCAGCAATGGTCCGGGGACGGTCGTGGCTCGCGGTGTGCGTCGCTCTCTGTGCCCTCGCGGGCTGCGGTGAGCCTCCGCCGCCGGCGCCTTCGGCGGTGATCCGAGCCTGTCCGTCGAGCCTGTGTGTCGGCGACGACTTCGCGACCAGCATTCACTTGGACGCGACCAAGAGCGCGCCGCGGCTCACGCTGGTGCAGGCGCCCCCGGATCCGAACGAGCCGCCCCTGAAGGTGCGCTGGTCGTTCAGCGGCTCGGCCTGGCTGTTCGACGATGACGGGGTGGCGACGCAGCCGGACGTGCTGGTGAGCATGGCTGCCGACCGCCCGCTGCACGTGGGCCTCCGGGTGGAGAACTCCGCGGGCGGCGTCAGCGAAGCGCTCAAGACCATCTCGGTGACGCCGCTCGACGAACAAGGCGCGTGTCCGCTGCCCGCTCCCATCGACGACTCGAGCGACGACTGCCTCGCGATCGGACCCGCAGGACTCTGATGAAGCGCGCTGCCCTCCTCGCCCTGGTGCTCACGCTCGGTGCGTCCGAGGCCCGCGCGACCAGCGGCACGGCGTTCGGCGAGAGCGCGAGGGTCGCGGCGCTCGGGACCTCGGTGGTCGGGCGTCCCGGGGACGCCGGTTCCATCCGCGAGAACCCCGGCGGACTCGGCGACGTGTCCGAGCCGCAGGTGATGCTGGGCGCGAGCGTGGGCCGGTTGAGCATCGGTTTTGCGCGCGACGGCGAGGCCGAGTCGGAGCGCGCGCGCTGGCTGGGCGGCTTCGGCCTCGCGGTCGCCACGCCGCTGCCGGGTCCAGACTGGCTCCGGCGCCTGCGCGTGGGGCTCGCGCTCTACATGCCCGCGGAGTACGCGCTGCGCGTCTCCGTGGACGAGCGGGTCGATGAACCCAAGAGCCCCATCTACGACGGGCGCCCGGATCGCATGAGCGCGCTCGCGGCGCTCGGCTACGAGATCCTGCCGCAGCTCAAGCTCGGCGCCGGCGTGGTCATGGCGCCGAGCTTGGCGACACCCACGGAGGTCTCCTACGACGCGGATCGGGCCGACGGCGTCGAGAAGGACGTGATGGTGCGGCTCGACCGCGATCTGGAGATGGACGTCTCGCCGTTCTTCGGGGCGCGCGCGCAGCCGCTCGAGAAGCTCGGCGTGGGGTTGACCTACCGCGCGGCCTCGGTCAGCCGCGCGGGCGGCAACCAGCGCACGGTGGCCGGCGGCATCCTCGCCGACGATCCCATCGACTACTACCAGTTCTGGGATCCGGCGGAGGTCGTGCTGGGCGTCGCCGCCGGTCCGTTCGCGGGCCTGAGCGCGTCGGCGGACGCCGGCTGGGCGCGCTGGAGCAAGTTTCGCAGCGGGTTCAACCGCGAGATCGACGCGCCCTTCGAGGACACGCTGAACCTGCGGGCCGGCCTCGAGTGGCAGGCGCTGCCGTGGCTCGCCGCGCGAGGAGGCTGGTCCCTCGAGCCGTCGCCGATCCCGGAGCAGACCGGGGACGAGAACTACCTCGGCGCCGACACCCATGTCGTGGCGCTCGGCGCGGGGGCCAACCTGCGAGAGCTCTGGCCTCGCGTGCCGGTCGCGGTGGACGTTTTCGGTCGGATGCACCTGAGTGGCAAGCAGCAGGCCGGCAAGGATCCGACCGAGCTCAGCGACGCGAGCGAGTCGCTGCCCGGCCAGCAGATCGACAACCTGGGCTACCCAGGCTTCAGCTCGACCGCGAGCTTCTGGCAGATCGGCCTTTCGCTCACGCTGTTCGTGGGCAGGGAGAAGTCGCGATGAGGAGGGTCCTCTTCGCCCTCGGTTTGCTGCTCGCGGCGAGCCCTGCCCGCGCGGGGGTCGAGGACACCTTCGGGCTCGGGCCCCGGGCCATGGCCCTCGGGAGCTCCTACGCGGCGCGGCCCGGCGACTTCGCCGCCGCGTATTACAACCCGGCGGGCCTCGCGCCCGGCGGCTCGCAAGGGGAGCGCGGCGGGTACTTCGAGCTTTCGCTCGCGTACCTGTACGCGTCGCCCAGCCTCTACGTCACCGGGGCGGACGGCGCCGAGATCGCCACGCCGGCGGTGCCGTCGAACACCGGCGTGGTCGCCGGCGCGCGCTTCAGCGTCGGTCAGCCCTTCGACCTCGATGGCCTGAACATGGGGCTCAGCGTCTACGTGCCCGAGCACCTGTTCCGCTGGACGATTCGCCCGGACGACGACGTGCAGTGGGCGCTGCTCACCGATCGCACCCAGGTGGTGAGCGCCAACGCCTCCCTCGGCTACCGGGTCACGCCCTGGCTATCGCTCGGGGCGGGCCTGCGCGTCATGTTCGACGTGCAGACGCTGACCCGCGGACGGGTGACCAGCGTGGAGCTCGACCAGGAGACCGGCAAGGTGCGCACGCACACCGAGCTCGGCACCGACGCGCAGGTGTTCGGCCGGGTCGCCCCGCTCGCCGGCGTGCTGATCACTCCAGCCGACGAGCTGCGCTTCGGGCTCACCTACCGCCACGAGAGCTACGTGGACGACTGGGGCGACACGCGCATCCGCGACGTGCCGATTCTGAGCAACATGGGCTACACCCACCGATTTGCCCACTACTTCGAGCCGACTCAGGTCACCGCGGCGGTCTCGGCCGACGTCCTGCCGGAGCTCGACGTCTCCTTCGATCTGACCTGGGCGCGCTGGTCGCGAGCGCTCTCGACCAACCAGAACGCGCAGAATTCCCCGGTGTGGGGCGACACCTGGACGCCGGCCCTCGGCAGCCGCTGGCGCGCGAACCAGGCGCTCTCGCTGCTCGGCGGCTACCGCTTCCAGAAGTCCCCCCTCGGCAACTTCGGCGGCCCGTCGAACCTGCTCGACAACGACCGGCACGTGCTCTCGCTGGGACTCGAGAGCGAGCTCGAGCGCTGGCTCACGCCGGGCTTCGACGCCAAGGCGAACCTCGCGTTCGAGCAAATAGTGCTCGTGGAGCGGAGCGAGACCAAGGACTATCGGCGTTTCCCGAGCGACGCAGCGCTCCAGAAGAACCCGGGCTATCCTTCCTACGTGTACGGCGGCAGCGTGCTCGCGATCTCGTTCGGCCTGGAGGCGAAGTTTTGAAGCGCGCGCTGCTGCTCTCCGCGCTGCTCCTCCTCGCCTGTGGTCCGAAGGACGAGGTCCGCGTCCTGCGCGACGACCACTGCCCGGTCGGCGGCTGCAAGGATGCCTCGACCGTCGGCGACGGCGGCCCGGTGGTGATCCCGCCGGAGCCCCTGGAGCCATGGGACGAGACCGGGCAGGGCTTGCTCAGCGGGATCTTCGCGGTCGAGACCACGATCAACGCGCGGGTGGGCATCCCGGTCGAGACGCGGCAGCTCTTTCGGCTGCGCATTCGGCAGTTGGGCAAGACGCTCCAGCAGAAGACCACGCTCTGCGCCTTCAAGCTGCCGAAGGTCGAGGGCCTGGCCACGCTGATCATCCCGCCGGAGCTCCAGGCGCTGATGGCGACCAAACACGTGGAGTCGAGCGGGGAGTTCTTGACCAGCGAGAGCCTGATCGGCGCCGGCTACACGCCACCGCCGTCGCTCCTGGTGGTGGGGGCCAACCTGAAGGACCCGGTGAAGGACAAGCTGCCGACCAAGGACGACCTGACCAACGCCTTCGACGAGGACCAGGACGGCAACCCCGGCGTGACGCTGCTGGCGAGCGTCGTCACCTGCGGCGAGGACAAGCTGGAGAAGCTCTTCGTGGCGCTGCGCACCGGGGTCAAGCTGACCGGCAAGGTGATGACCCCGGATCACATCGAGGGCAAGGCGGAGGTGGATCTCGATCAGTCCGTGATCGGCTTCTCCGACGACTGCCTGACCAGCGCCGCGCAGATCAACATCCTGGTGGAGCCCGGCAGCCCGTTCCGCGCGGTGCGCGTCGGAAAGGCCGAGGACGTGGACGACAACGGCAACGTCTCCTGTCCGGAGATCAGCGTGAACGCCAGCAAGCTGTTCGGGGCGTACTGGGACGGCTGATGCTCGCGCTCGAGTTCAGAGCGGGCACGCTCGAGATCCGAGACCTGCCCGAGGGGGCGCCGCTGCCGGCGAGCGTGCGCTGGGACGCACGCACCGCTTGCCACCGCGCCCCGGCCAGCGCCTACGCCGAGCTGGTGCTTGGGCTGACGCGGGCCGGCGTGCCCTTCGACGACCGAGCGCGGGGGTACGTGGAGCTCGCCGAGGGGCTCCGGGTCCGACGCGAGCCGCGCCCTTTCCAGTCGGAGGCGGTGGCGGCCTGGCGCAAGGCCCAAGGTCGCGGCGTGGTCGTCCTACCCACCGGCGCCGGCAAGAGCCACGTCGCCGTGCTCTGCATCGCGGACAAGCAGCGCAGCGCGCTGGTCGTGGCGCCGACCCTGGATCTGGTGCGGCAGTGGTACGACCTCCTGCGCACGAGCTTCGGCACGGAGGTCGGCATCGTGGGCGGCGGCGAGCACAGCGTCTTGCCGCTGACCGTGACCACCTACGACAGCGCCTACCTGCACATGGAGCACCTGGGCGCGCGCTTCGGCCTGGTGGTGTTCGACGAGTGCCACCACCTGCCGGGGGCGACCTACCAGCTCGCGGCCGAGCAGTGCATCGCGCCCTTCCGGCTCGGGCTCACGGCCACCCCGGAGCGCGCCGACGGTCGCGAGGCCGCCCTCTCCGAGCTGATCGGCCCGGTCGTCCACCGGGTCGAGATCGGCGCGATCGCCGGGAGCTTCCTGGCCGAGTACGACACGGTGCGTCTCTCCGTCGAGCTCAGCGCCGCCGAGCGCGCGGAGTACGAGGAAGAGCGCGCCGTCTACCTCGGGTTCCTGCGCGCCAACGGCATCCGAATGGGCACGCCGAGCGGCTGGAGCGAGTTCGTGATGCGGTCCGCGCAGCGCACCGACGGTCGCCGCGCGATGCGCGCCTACCGGCGCCAGCGCGAGATCGCCTTCGCCTCCGCCGGCAAGCTCGATCTGGTCGAGCACCTGCTCCACGAGCACCGGCGCGATCGGGTCTTGATCTTCACCCAGGACAACGCCACCGCCTACGCCGTGTCGCGCCGCTGTCTGGTGCCGGTGATCACCCACCAGACCAAGATCCGCGAGCGCAGCGAGATCCTGGAGCGCTTCTCCAGCGGCGTGTACGGCGCGGTGGCGACCAGCAAGGTGCTCAACGAAGGCGTGGACGTCCCGGACGCCAACGTGGCCATCGTGATCAGCGGCTCCGGCTCGGTGCGGGAGCACGTGCAGCGCCTGGGCCGCATCCTGCGCCAGCGCGAGGGCAAGCAGGCGCTCCTGTACGAGCTGGTGAGCGGCGGCACCAGCGAGACCTCCACCAGCGAGCGGCGCCGCGACCACGAGGCGTACCGCTGATGCTGGGCCCCGACCACGTTCGCGTGCGCCGCAAGGGCGACGAGCTGATCCTGCCGGCCTTCGACAAGAAGCGCCGGGCGCGGGCCTTGGCGCTGGCGGAGGAGATCCTGCTCATCGCCCAGGAGCTCTGCGGGCAGCGGAAGAGCGTCTTCACCGAGGCCTTCGCCGCGGTCGAGCACAAGCCCAGCGAGCGCCGCATGCTCGACGGCCTGGGCAAGCTCCTGCTCGACGCCTGCGAGACCCAGATGCCGACGGGCGTGGACGCGGTCGCGCTCCGGCGCGCGCTGTTCGAGCGCGCTGCTCGCGAGCGCCGCGCGCTCGATGCCGGGGCCAAGCTCGACCGTCAGGTGATGCTCGACGCCGCCGGCGCCGAATTCGGGCTGAGCGCCGAGGCAGTGGACGAGGCGCTCTACTCGGATCTGGCGAGCGAGGAGCGGGTGGTGCGCGTGCCGAGCCTGCGCGCCGAGCACCTGGCCGAGGACTACGAGCGCTCGAGCCGCCAGGCCATCCTGCTCAGGGCGGTGCGGGTCACGGCCGACGTCGTGTGCCGCTCGCCGAACGCGTACCGAACGCTGTTCGGCAAGCTCAAGTTCCGGCGCCTGCTGCACCGCATCGAGCGCACCGAGCGCGGCTACCGGATCGTCATCGACGGACCGCACAGCCTGTTCGACTCCGTGACCAAGTATGGCCTCGGCCTGGCGCTGGTCTTGCCGGCGCTCGAGGCCGTGGACGAGCTCCGGCTCACGGCGGAGCTCCGCTGGGGTCGCCGCCGCGAGCGGCTCACGTTCCGCTACGAGATGCGGAGCGACAGCGGCGCCGACGAGGCCCCCGCGCTGAGCTCCGACGTGGCGGCCTTGCTCGAGGCGTTCGCGTCGCTCTCCACGCCCTGGCGCGCCGCTCCCGCGGAGTGCGTCTTCGACGTGCCGGGGCTCGGCGTGTGCGTGCCCGATCTCACGTTCACCCACGCCGAGACCGGCGAGCAGGTCCACCTCGAGGCGCTGGGCTACTGGAGTCGGGACGCGGCGTTTCGGCGGGCGGAGCTCTGCCTGGGTGGGCTCCGCGAGCCCATCGTGTTCGCGCTCTCGAGCCGCCTCCGGGTCAGCGAGGAGATCCTCGACGAGCGGAGCGCGAGCGCCTTGTACGTGTACAAGGGGGTGATGAGCGCCCGGGCGGTGGAGCGCCGCCTGGACGAGCTCCGCGCACGGCTTTGCGCCGAGCGGCGGGTCGTGTAGAACTGACGGCGTGATCGGCACTCGCGCGAAGCACCTCTTGGTCGAGTACGAGGGCTGCGATCCGGCGATTCTGGACGACCTGGAGCGCATGACGGCGCTGATGCGGGAGGCCGCCGTGGCCGCCGGCGCGACGGTGGTGGCCGAGGCGTTCCACCGCTACCGACCCCAGGGGGTCACCGGCGTCCTGGTGATCGAGGAGTCCCACTTCTCCGTGCACACCTGGCCGGAGCACGGGTATGCGGCGCTCGACTTCTACACCTGCGGCGACTGTGAGCCGGAGCGCGCCGACGAGGTGCTGCGCCGGGCGCTTCGCGCCAAGCACGCGGAGGTCGCGCTGGTCGAGCGGGGGCTCCGGCTGGTGACGGGCTCGATGCAGCTGGTCGAACGGCGGAGCGGGCCGGTGCTACCCCGAGCCGAGGGCTGAGGGAGCTCGGAGGCCGAGGCGGCAGGTGAGGGGACTCGGACCGGTCGCCGTCGCCCTCGCGGGGCTCGCGTTCGCCCCGCCGGCCGCCGCGCAGAGCATCGGCGGGCAGGTCGATCGGCACGTGGACAAGAACCTGCCGAACGGTGGCGGCAAGAAGAAGCCCAAGTCGAACAAGAAGAAGAAGCACCACTCCGCGCCGCGTCCCGGGCCCGAGCCGGGCCCCGCGCCGCCGCCCGGCCCTGCGCCGCCGCGCCCGAAGCCCAAGCAGTCCGAGCTCCCGCATCGGATCTTCGGCAAGAAGTTCCAGCTCGACCCCACCACGGGCCTCGCCTACCGCGGCTGGCGCCCGCAGAGCTACCAGGACATGGACGTCTCCACTGAGAACGCCCTGACCTGGCACGTGGGAGCCCGCGCCAAGCTGTTCTTCATCTCCATCAACCACGCCTACTACGAGTCCAACGGCCTCTCGTCGCCGCGCCGGGGCGGCGCCAGCGTCGCCGCCCGCGCCGCCGCCGCCACGCCCGCGGCAGCCTGGTTTCTGGGCGCCATCGGCTTCCCGTTCGACTGGGTGCTCGAGCCCATCATCCGCTACGAAGCCCGCGCTTTTCAGACCAACCTGAAGCCCGAGCGGCCGGTGCGCGTGATCCCCCACTCGGCCAGCAAGCACGACGACCTCTCGACGTTCCCGGCGACCACCTCCGAGCTGACCATGACGAGCGCCTTCGAGACGTTCGTGGTCGGGCTGCGCTACCACCACGACAACGATCCTTCCGGGATCATCTCCAGCGAGAGCGGCTCGTTTCCCAAGCTCTACTTCGGCGTCGGCCTCACGCAGTACAGCAAGCCCTACCAGGTTCGGGTCGGCAGCGCGGTGCTCTCCGAGCTCCTGTTCGACGCGCGCATGCGCGGCGGCGGGCTCGCCCTCGGGCTCGAGACGGGGCAGAAGCCCGAGGCGTTCTTCGTGGACGTGTCCACCCAGCTCGGCATCGGCGAGGTGCGCCTGACCCGGAATTTCACCGTCAACGAGACGCTGCCGGACGGCTGGCTCATCGGCTACGCGCAAGGCGAGCTCACGGCGGGCTACCTCCACCCGCTCACGCGCACCCGGCCCACGCTGCTCGGCGGCCTCGCCGCCTCCGCGGGCGGCGCCACCTTCTTCTATTTCAAGCCGCTGACCACCAGCGAAGAGGACAAGAGCACGCCGGCCCTCAACTGGGACCTGCTCTGGGGTCTGCGCGCGTTCATCGTGGTGCCGCTTTAGGGGGGTCCCCAATTCGCGCTCCGCTGGCGAGCGCCAACGCCACGCGACCCTTCCGTGCGGTCGAGACGGCCGGCGCCGGGCCCAGCCGGTTTTCGCACTCACGTCTCATTGGCGGATCGAGATCTGATCATGGCAAGACTGCTCGAGTGATCCCGGGGCTCGGCTGACCGCCGAGCGGCGCGAATCCAGCCGCTCGGTCGCCGACCGAACTAGGGACCCCCCACTAGCGCGCCGCCGTGAACACGTCGAAGTCCACGCCGCCCTCGACGTGGGCGTCCGTCGAGAAGTAGAGCGAGCAGAAGCCGGGGCTCAGAGACGGAGTGCGCAGCGACACGTTGGTCTTGGCGACGCTCGTCTCGACGGCGGTGCGCACCGCCTTGAGCTCCTTGGCCGTGCCGATCTGCTGGCCGGTCGTCGGATCCATGTAGGTGTAGAACAGCGCGCGCACGCCGCCGTTGACGGCCAGCGCGCAGTTCGGCTGATCGTGGCGCGGCGAGCTGAAGAAGAGCACCGTGCCGTCCGGCGTCACCCAAGGCTCGAGATCCTCGTCGATCACCGCGCAGCCGTTCTCGAACGTCAGCGGTACCTGAGCGACCGAGCCGCCGGCGACCGGGAAGGTGTACAGGCCCGGCTTGCTGTTGCGATCGCTGATCCAGTAGAGGCGCGCGTTGCCGCCCAGGTAGGCGTACGCGGGGTTGTAGTCTCGCGAGCCCGAGGTGGACTGGTTCAGCGGCGCGCCGAGCGGCGCCGGCGAGCCGGCGCTCTTGAACAGCTGGCTCGTGAAGAGCTGAAGCTTTCCGTTGCGCTTGCTGTCGAACAAGACGAACGGCTCCGTCGTCGTGGTCCCGTTCGACGGATCGACGGCGCCGGTCGGGATGATCACCGGGCCGGAGTCCTCTTGGTTCGGGTAGTTGACCAGGTTGCCGAGGTTGTTGGTCAGCGCGGTCCAGCCGGTTCCTTGGGCCGTCGCGGTGTAGAGATCCAGCTCGTTGGAGGAGTTCCGGCGCAGCACGACGCGATCGGTGCTCGTGAGCGTGGTGATGCGTGGGAAGAGATCGTCGGCGCTGCTGCTCAAGCCCGCGACCTTGGCGACCGGATCGCCGAAGGCGAGCCAGGAGAGATCGGTGCAGGGCGCGCAGGTCTGCTTGCACGGATTCCAGTACTGCCCCGTCGCGCAACCGGCGTCGGGCGCGGAGCCCGCGTCTGCCGGAGGGATGCAGTTGCCCGCGTCGGGGCCGGCCTCGACGTCCGGCGTCACGTCGGCGGAGACGTCGCTCGGGGAGTCCAGCGAGGCGTCGCCGCCGCTGCCGCCGGTTGCGCCGCTGCCGCCGCTGCCGCTGCTGCCGCCGGTCGCGCCGCTGCCGCCGCTGCCGCCGCTGCCGCCGGTCGCGCCCACGCCGCCACCGAATCCTCCTCCGCCGAAGTTGGTCCCGCCGCTGCCACCGGTGCCCCCCTTGCCGCCGGTGCTGGGCTTGTCGTCGGCGTCGTCGCCGCCCGCACAGCTCATGGCGGCACCCGCCGCACACAGACCCAAGAGGACGCCCGAAAGCCAGTGTGAACGCATGGGCCCGAGTCTCCTCCAAACCCAGGGCTGCCTGCAATCGCCCGGGGAAGATGTCGGCCCGAGCGCTCGTAAGGGGGGGTCACGTTTCGGAGGAGGTTCGGGTGGGTTCATCGTTCCTGCGCAAAGCTCTGGGGTTGCTCTCGGTCTCGGTTCTGCTCTGGTCGGCCGAGGCGGGCGCGGATGCGCCCAAGCCGGTAGCGGTGGCGAAGGCCGCGACCGGGGCGTTCGGGGAGCGAGATGGCATCGGCGAGGATGTGCGGGCCGGCAAGCCGCTCGTGATCGAGGTGTTCGTTCCGCTGTGCTCGGACGCCAAGGGCGGGCCTTGCGGCAAGCACCCAGGGGCCGGGGATCCGAGGAACCTGGAGGACAACCTGTATTGGGGCGCGGTGTTCGGTGCCAATCGCTTCCTGTCGCGCCGCGACACCGGCTGGGCGCGCGTGGAGGCCGGCCCCGCCGAGAGCTTCGAGCTCGAGCGAGTCGCGTTCAAGCGCAGCGTCAGCGGCGCGCCCTGGGGCACCATCGGGAGCGTGGAGGTGTACGTGGTGCTCCACGCCATCGACGGCGACTCCGGTGGTGACGCGCTCGAGCGCTTCCTGGAGGTCGCTGCCCGCGGCGGCAGCGTCAGCGTCGGCGGAGCATCGGAGCGCGTCCACGCGGTGGGGTTCATGGGCAGGAACCCGCTCTTGAAGAACGGCCGCGTGCCGGAGAAGCTCGAGCTTCCCGTGGCGGCCGCCGGCACCGGCATCCCGATCTTCACCAGCATGGCGCACGCGCGCGAGACGCTCGGCGCCTGGGTGAAGCGCAGCGGGTCGCGGGAGATCCTCTTGCCGCGCGGGCCGGTCGCTTCCGAGGGCTACGTGCTCGACGCCGTGGCGCAGGGCCTCGCGCGGAACGAGGCAGCCTGGAGCGTGCGCAAGCGGGTGGCGAAGGCCTACACGCGCTGGCACAAGGTGCCGGCCCCACTGGCCGAGGCGTATTTCTCTCCGGCTCCGCCCAAGAGCTGGAGCTTCGGCGCCGACAAACCGCTGAGCTGAGCGCGCGGGCTGGCGCCCAGTCCCGCTCGGTGTCGGGCCGGACAGAGGTTGAGAAGCGACGCGTTCTCGAAGAGTCGAGGACGGTCACGGGTACGGCGCGCGAGCAGGCGCAAATTCGCACTCGAGGTCAGGACGGGCCGGCGCTGGAGGTCGGGGCGTGGCTCTCGGGTGGCGCCGGGCGTTGGTGAAGCGCTGGCGGCGTCGGCGCAGTGGTCGAGCGCACGACGCAGAGCTCGATGACCGCGAGTGCGGCACTGCGTGCAGCTGCCTGGAGGGAGCGCCATCGGACTCGAGCTCGACGCGCAGCTTCCGGACCCACGGCGCTGCCGCTGACAAAGACCACCAAGGGCATCCCGTGCACGCCCGTTTGTTTGCGGGCGTGCGAGCAGCGGTGCGCCCGGCATGGGCACAACCTTGGAGGTGGAAGTCCTCGAAGGTGGTCATCAAAATCGAAGCGAACCGCAACTGCGGAAGGGTGACCGACCGTGGGAAGGAAGCGGGGAGCGAAACCGTGGGCCGACGAACAGGAATCGGATACGAGGCGGAGTCGGGTGAGCGAGCAGGCCGTATTCTGCGAAGCTCGGATGACCAAGACCCGGCGACGTAGATCCGGCGGTCGTGCGGTGAAGGGTTGTGCATTACCTGGGGAGATCTCGCCTTGCGCCTGAAAGGGCGACGCTGTGCGAACGGCGGAGCGAGAAGTCAGCAGAGGTCGTAGTAGTCGCTGAGCTCGGCGACGAAGGACCGAACGAAGAGGAGAGCGAACGAACGTGGGTCTCAAAGGCACCAGGTCTCAGATGTCCGGGCAACTGGAGCTCCCGCTGGCAGATAGGGGTGAAGCCCCGAACAACCCGCGGAGCGAGGAAGTGCCGATGGCGACGCATGAGCTCGTACGCTCGGGAGCGAGCGACCTGATGATGAAGGTGTGTGAACGCCAGAATCTTCAGGCCGCGTTGAACCAGTGAAAAGGAACAAGGGCAGTCCTGGTATCGATGGGATGACCGTAAGCGAGTTGCCCGACTACCTGCGCGCTCACTGGCACGAGCTCCGCGAGCAGTTGCTCACGGGGCGTATCGGCCCGCGCCGGTGAGACGGCAGCTAATTCCCAAAGGGAACCGGCGGAATGCGAGAGCTCGGCATTCCTACGGTGCTCGATCAGTTCATCCAGCAGGCCCTGCTTCAGGTCCTGCAACCGATGTTCGATCCGAGCTTCTCGCAGCACAGCCACGGCTTTCGACCCGGGCGGCGCGCACACGACGCTGTTCGTGAAGCGCAACGCTTCGTGCAAGAGGGCCGGCGGTGGGTGGTCGATGTCGATCTGGAGAAATTCTTCGATCGCGTCAACCACGACGTGCTGATGGGAAAGCTCGCGAAGCGGATCGCGGACAAGACGATGCTCGGACTCATCCGCCGCTACTTGAACGCCGGCATCATGGTCGGCGGAGTGGTGGTGGAACGGCACGAGGGAACGCCGCAAGGCGGGCCACTCGCCGTTGCTCGCGAACGTGCTGCTCGATGACATCGACAAGGAGCTGGAGAAGCGCGGACACGCCTTCGTGCGCTACGCCGATGAC contains:
- the speD gene encoding adenosylmethionine decarboxylase encodes the protein MGTRAKHLLVEYEGCDPAILDDLERMTALMREAAVAAGATVVAEAFHRYRPQGVTGVLVIEESHFSVHTWPEHGYAALDFYTCGDCEPERADEVLRRALRAKHAEVALVERGLRLVTGSMQLVERRSGPVLPRAEG
- a CDS encoding DUF790 family protein is translated as MLGPDHVRVRRKGDELILPAFDKKRRARALALAEEILLIAQELCGQRKSVFTEAFAAVEHKPSERRMLDGLGKLLLDACETQMPTGVDAVALRRALFERAARERRALDAGAKLDRQVMLDAAGAEFGLSAEAVDEALYSDLASEERVVRVPSLRAEHLAEDYERSSRQAILLRAVRVTADVVCRSPNAYRTLFGKLKFRRLLHRIERTERGYRIVIDGPHSLFDSVTKYGLGLALVLPALEAVDELRLTAELRWGRRRERLTFRYEMRSDSGADEAPALSSDVAALLEAFASLSTPWRAAPAECVFDVPGLGVCVPDLTFTHAETGEQVHLEALGYWSRDAAFRRAELCLGGLREPIVFALSSRLRVSEEILDERSASALYVYKGVMSARAVERRLDELRARLCAERRVV
- a CDS encoding DEAD/DEAH box helicase, whose protein sequence is MLALEFRAGTLEIRDLPEGAPLPASVRWDARTACHRAPASAYAELVLGLTRAGVPFDDRARGYVELAEGLRVRREPRPFQSEAVAAWRKAQGRGVVVLPTGAGKSHVAVLCIADKQRSALVVAPTLDLVRQWYDLLRTSFGTEVGIVGGGEHSVLPLTVTTYDSAYLHMEHLGARFGLVVFDECHHLPGATYQLAAEQCIAPFRLGLTATPERADGREAALSELIGPVVHRVEIGAIAGSFLAEYDTVRLSVELSAAERAEYEEERAVYLGFLRANGIRMGTPSGWSEFVMRSAQRTDGRRAMRAYRRQREIAFASAGKLDLVEHLLHEHRRDRVLIFTQDNATAYAVSRRCLVPVITHQTKIRERSEILERFSSGVYGAVATSKVLNEGVDVPDANVAIVISGSGSVREHVQRLGRILRQREGKQALLYELVSGGTSETSTSERRRDHEAYR
- a CDS encoding outer membrane protein transport protein, translating into MRRVLFALGLLLAASPARAGVEDTFGLGPRAMALGSSYAARPGDFAAAYYNPAGLAPGGSQGERGGYFELSLAYLYASPSLYVTGADGAEIATPAVPSNTGVVAGARFSVGQPFDLDGLNMGLSVYVPEHLFRWTIRPDDDVQWALLTDRTQVVSANASLGYRVTPWLSLGAGLRVMFDVQTLTRGRVTSVELDQETGKVRTHTELGTDAQVFGRVAPLAGVLITPADELRFGLTYRHESYVDDWGDTRIRDVPILSNMGYTHRFAHYFEPTQVTAAVSADVLPELDVSFDLTWARWSRALSTNQNAQNSPVWGDTWTPALGSRWRANQALSLLGGYRFQKSPLGNFGGPSNLLDNDRHVLSLGLESELERWLTPGFDAKANLAFEQIVLVERSETKDYRRFPSDAALQKNPGYPSYVYGGSVLAISFGLEAKF